The following is a genomic window from bacterium.
GCTCCACCTTGCACGAACCAAGACCCGCCGAACGAGCGTGTCCGACCGCGTCGACGAGGCGCAGCGCGGCGATCACCACACCGAGATCCGCATCGGCCGTTGACGTGTTGCCAGAGTGGAAGATGTCCACGCGCCCTGACAACTGCGGAACCCGCCACACCTCCATGCTGAACAACCGTCCCGACACTTGCGTTCCGGTTCGCCGCGAAATGGACACGCGCTGCCGCACTTCGGTGCATCCCGGTTCTTCGGCCGCAGCCCGGAGATCGGAAAAGCGAAGCGCGGGCTCCTGTCCATCCGCGCCGAAGAGGCGTTCGACAGCGCCGACGCCCGCGCCGAAGAGCGCCGCTACCTGTTCGACGCGATGCCTCAGGATGCCCCGCATCT
Proteins encoded in this region:
- a CDS encoding RAMP superfamily CRISPR-associated protein, producing the protein MTVYEASIHYRLVFLGPVASGSGNATGRADHGIARENGTPFIPGSQMRGILRHRVEQVAALFGAGVGAVERLFGADGQEPALRFSDLRAAAEEPGCTEVRQRVSISRRTGTQVSGRLFSMEVWRVPQLSGRVDIFHSGNTSTADADLGVVIAALRLVDAVGHARSAGLGSCKVELGEVSVNGSPVDLAGLPA